Within Wyeomyia smithii strain HCP4-BCI-WySm-NY-G18 chromosome 2, ASM2978416v1, whole genome shotgun sequence, the genomic segment GAAAGTCGTCCTCCCAGCGCTGGATCACGCAAAGCCAACATTCCTCGGCACAGTTCCAGGGAGGGTCCACAATTAATTCCACCCAGCCCTCGAAAACCACGATTATTGCCCCCATGGGTTTTCAATATCGACTGCAGCTGTGTTGCGTCGATTTCGTGAGGATATCTCGCTCGAAGTTTGTACAAAATTCGCTGAAAAGAAACAAAATGAGTTTCAAAACGCaagtcaagaaaaaaatataaaataattactGCGTCGATCGTCCGTTCATCACAAAACTCCGCCGCAATATTGCTGATCACCAGGTTCTCTTCGTTGACCTCCCAAACGTCAGTATGCTGATCGGCGAAAATTCTCAGCAAAAATCGACCTTCGCGGTGTTGTTGTGAATGGGGCATAACAACAAAATCTCCCGAAGGCAGCGCAAAAAATGTGGCTATTTCTCTCAGATTGGACAACGGAGCGAAGTCCAAAGGCATCTGTTCGCTGACATATTGGGGTGTCACCCGTTGCATTCCTGGCGGAACTTCATAGATCGTGAATCCAATCTCGTCGTCCTCATAGTTTCTACTCCGGTAGCATTCATACTTTTGCGCTACCGCTACTACTACGTGTGCTTTGGCAGGGTGCCCCGCCGGTACTCGTATTCTAAACTGTGGATTTGTTGCCGTCGTTTCGATAAACTTGTGGGGCCCTCCAGCGTTGAAACCGGAACGCCATTGGCGTACCGCCAGTGCTGCTCTCCATGGAGTTCTCGTGTGCAGCCCTGGCTCAAGAGCCCAATCATCCGGTCCAATATGAGCCAACCAGATGACAACAAATCTGGACAAAAATTCACCGACGGACATCCAAAACTCGCAATCATTTGAAGACCTGGAAGACAGAAGTTCCCGATCTCGCTCGTTCAGTGCGTTCCATTCCCAGCTTCGTTCGGACCAGGCACCGCACCAAACTCCACCCCATTCGCCACCAATCCATGGGCTCCGTAGTCTGATTAGGCTGGTATCACCTGACTGGCCACTGACTTGCGAAGAATCGGAAGAATTGGCACGTACTCTCGCTAACCCAGTCACACTGTACGGATGATCCGATAGTAATCCTGAACGACGCcgttttgtttctttttcctGAAATTATATTTTGTATTAGTGGTTATCAATCTAATGTTGAGTAATCCTACCACTCCACTGATTGCAACCAACAACGTTGATCTTGGCACGGCACCCCCTAGCAGGGGTCCACTCGGAGGTACACTTTGAACGACCGCTCCCGTTAAATCTTGCAGCGCCCGACCGACTGTTCCGAATTTGAGGAATGCGTATCCTCCGTATAATCTGCAAATGAAGTGTAAGCATTAGTAAAACTGTTTCAGTCTATAACCGTGGAGTATCTCACTTGGCATAAGCTTTCTCCAGTAAGGCAACCCAGAAGACGTCCGGTTGCGAGCAGTGCATGTGAGCAGGTCGGTCGCCTCGTGTCGGCAGCCGATCGTCGACGCGAACTTCGATCCATTTGCCCCATTGCCAGAAGCGGAATctgaaagaattaaaaaaaaaacgttgtagCAGATTGCGATTCGCTAACATTTTAAATGTGAAAAGTATACACGCGGATTGGCTACTTGTGAGAAGTTATCGCACCAAGAAGAATTGATCATCATCAAGGTAAACAAGGAAATAATTTTCAGTTGACACTTCACCAATATTCGTTTGATAAAGtagtttttttgacgtaggactacgtctttgttttatatactagattacactttgtgaaaatgaaaatgaaactggcaaatgttgcatcagatttcaaacggttatagcaagcgaacgacttaatgcatctcagtcatttatatgtcggtggatagataaaatgtgtaacaattttttgatattatgttcaacatt encodes:
- the LOC129721785 gene encoding calpain-11-like isoform X3 → MNGTDHNSTLSRPRSAEVITSNGINGHNGINGVNGTIPNGRPHNGINGINGIVTRGPGGLHEDLEFPPTTRTLSKKKQIVWMRPHDMCGRPQFRLSPPGTPLSARELPEPVGPGDPSLLAALGCLSQLPRLLERVVPPEQTFDTSNGYCGMFKFRFWQWGKWIEVRVDDRLPTRGDRPAHMHCSQPDVFWVALLEKAYAKLYGGYAFLKFGTVGRALQDLTGAVVQSVPPSGPLLGGAVPRSTLLVAISGVEKETKRRRSGLLSDHPYSVTGLARVRANSSDSSQVSGQSGDTSLIRLRSPWIGGEWGGVWCGAWSERSWEWNALNERDRELLSSRSSNDCEFWMSVGEFLSRFVVIWLAHIGPDDWALEPGLHTRTPWRAALAVRQWRSGFNAGGPHKFIETTATNPQFRIRVPAGHPAKAHVVVAVAQKYECYRSRNYEDDEIGFTIYEVPPGMQRVTPQYVSEQMPLDFAPLSNLREIATFFALPSGDFVVMPHSQQHREGRFLLRIFADQHTDVWEVNEENLVISNIAAEFCDERTIDARILYKLRARYPHEIDATQLQSILKTHGGNNRGFRGLGGINCGPSLELCRGMLALRDPALGGRLSIEHVPALIGLMRFWKAAFRRCGPSSSGTATLSRGIWASKVSSYCLRGLLWAGGSTASNKVLEALVSRFTRNRQITLEGYLLSMARLHLAHERYHSLDAKAKASPLSLEEMILMTIYS
- the LOC129721785 gene encoding calpain-11-like isoform X1 — translated: MTLSEEGLIRDGTSSFGTIDLPEETISKCEFSAYDNKGFQGNGVPKVRSWMNGTDHNSTLSRPRSAEVITSNGINGHNGINGVNGTIPNGRPHNGINGINGIVTRGPGGLHEDLEFPPTTRTLSKKKQIVWMRPHDMCGRPQFRLSPPGTPLSARELPEPVGPGDPSLLAALGCLSQLPRLLERVVPPEQTFDTSNGYCGMFKFRFWQWGKWIEVRVDDRLPTRGDRPAHMHCSQPDVFWVALLEKAYAKLYGGYAFLKFGTVGRALQDLTGAVVQSVPPSGPLLGGAVPRSTLLVAISGVEKETKRRRSGLLSDHPYSVTGLARVRANSSDSSQVSGQSGDTSLIRLRSPWIGGEWGGVWCGAWSERSWEWNALNERDRELLSSRSSNDCEFWMSVGEFLSRFVVIWLAHIGPDDWALEPGLHTRTPWRAALAVRQWRSGFNAGGPHKFIETTATNPQFRIRVPAGHPAKAHVVVAVAQKYECYRSRNYEDDEIGFTIYEVPPGMQRVTPQYVSEQMPLDFAPLSNLREIATFFALPSGDFVVMPHSQQHREGRFLLRIFADQHTDVWEVNEENLVISNIAAEFCDERTIDARILYKLRARYPHEIDATQLQSILKTHGGNNRGFRGLGGINCGPSLELCRGMLALRDPALGGRLSIEHVPALIGLMRFWKAAFRRCGPSSSGTATLSRGIWASKVSSYCLRGLLWAGGSTASNKVLEALVSRFTRNRQITLEGYLLSMARLHLAHERYHSLDAKAKASPLSLEEMILMTIYS
- the LOC129721785 gene encoding calpain-11-like isoform X2; this translates as MPSGYRPNGMIHPTNGHISEFSAYDNKGFQGNGVPKVRSWMNGTDHNSTLSRPRSAEVITSNGINGHNGINGVNGTIPNGRPHNGINGINGIVTRGPGGLHEDLEFPPTTRTLSKKKQIVWMRPHDMCGRPQFRLSPPGTPLSARELPEPVGPGDPSLLAALGCLSQLPRLLERVVPPEQTFDTSNGYCGMFKFRFWQWGKWIEVRVDDRLPTRGDRPAHMHCSQPDVFWVALLEKAYAKLYGGYAFLKFGTVGRALQDLTGAVVQSVPPSGPLLGGAVPRSTLLVAISGVEKETKRRRSGLLSDHPYSVTGLARVRANSSDSSQVSGQSGDTSLIRLRSPWIGGEWGGVWCGAWSERSWEWNALNERDRELLSSRSSNDCEFWMSVGEFLSRFVVIWLAHIGPDDWALEPGLHTRTPWRAALAVRQWRSGFNAGGPHKFIETTATNPQFRIRVPAGHPAKAHVVVAVAQKYECYRSRNYEDDEIGFTIYEVPPGMQRVTPQYVSEQMPLDFAPLSNLREIATFFALPSGDFVVMPHSQQHREGRFLLRIFADQHTDVWEVNEENLVISNIAAEFCDERTIDARILYKLRARYPHEIDATQLQSILKTHGGNNRGFRGLGGINCGPSLELCRGMLALRDPALGGRLSIEHVPALIGLMRFWKAAFRRCGPSSSGTATLSRGIWASKVSSYCLRGLLWAGGSTASNKVLEALVSRFTRNRQITLEGYLLSMARLHLAHERYHSLDAKAKASPLSLEEMILMTIYS